TTTGCGAGCGCCATGATCGCCGCGTTGGTCTGTTCGCGCCTAAGATAGCCTTCATATTGAAGGCGTTCGGCCGCGGTCAGAAGTTTAGGATTGACGCGCGTTGCACCGAGTGTCTTGCGAATTTGCCGCATCGATTTGCGGACGGAATCCAGAAACGCACGGCTGGCATTCTCCATCAGATGCCATCGATCAGCGACCTGCACTGCATCAGGCAACGCCTTTGCCGCCGCCAGCCCGTAAGCGCCGCCGCGGTCGCGAGCAATGACCTGGATTTGGGGATTCCGCCGCAACCAGGCCTCTGCCGTCGCTGGCTCACGGTCCGGTAGCAGACGGATCGGCCGCCGGCGCTCCAGGTCACACACGATCGTGCCATAGCGATGACTTCGACGCCAGGCCCAGTCGTCGATACCAATCACCGAGGGCGGGATCGACGGCGGCAATCCTTGCCTGCGGATGACGCGGAGCAAGGTGTCGTTGCTGACGGGAAGCATGAGCCGCTGTGCAAAACGTGCCGCCGGGCGTCCTCCAAGCGCGAGGCCCAGATGGTGGACGAGATGCTCGAGACGCCCGGTTCGTCTGGCGTAGGGAGGTAGCACATCGCCGAACCGCTCGGCGAATATCTGCTTGCCGCAGAGCACCGCATCACAGGTGAACCTCCGCGTGCGCACGAGAAGCCTGACGCGTCTTCCCGATATTGGGAGGTCCGCGACCTGGCGGTAATAGCGGCTTCGAACCGTTCGCGACATTCGTCCGCATGCTGGACACGACGCGGTAGCGTCGGCTCGAGAAAGCAAGATGCAGGTCTCATCGTCAATGTGGGTGATGCGTTCGGCGATGAAACCAGCCGGTACCAAATCAGAGAGGCGAAACTTGGTGCTCATCAAGCTGATTCCTTTGTGGAAACCAGAAAAGCCGCATCGTTACAACTGCATCAAAAATGAGTCAGATGGGATATTCGGCTTGAGCCCTATATCTGGCCGCAGCGACGGAGGTGCTGCGCTTCGAGCTGATGATAGAACGTGGTCTGTATGAGCAGCCACAAACATCAGAAAAGGAAGCGCAGCATGAGGTATTATGCCGGACTGGACGTTTCTGTGAAAGAGACCGCGATCTGCATTGTCGACGAAACGGGAAAAATTTGCCGCGAGTTGAAGGTTACGAGCCACCCAGACGATCTCGTTTCGACTCTTAACAACCGGGCATATAAGCTCGTTCGGATAGGGCTCGAAGCTGGTCCTCTGTCTCAATGGCTATTCAGCGGTTTGGCTGAAGCCGGGTTGCCTGCGGTTTGTATTGAGACCCGCCACACCAAGGCTTTCTTGAAAGCGCAGGTGAACAAGACCGATCGCAACGATGCCCGCGGCATCGCGCAGATGATGCGGGTCAACCTGTTTCGACCCGTTCACGTGAAGACGTTGACGAGCCAGAAGCGCCGCGCTTTGCTGACGGCACGTAAACTTCTGCAGGAGAAGGCGATTGCCCTAGAGAATGATATCCGGGGATTGTTACGCAACTTCGGCCTGAAGGTAGGGATCATCGGCACGATCGGTTTCGACGCACGCATTCGCGAGCTCATTGACGGCACGCCTGATCTTGGCGAAATCATCTCGCCTCTGCTTGCCGCCAGAGAGAAACTGCGCGCAGAGTTCGCGAAGTTGCATCGGAAAGTCCTGGATCTGGTGCGCGACGACAACACCTGCCGACGCCTTATGACAATACCCGGCGTCGGCCCCGTCACCTCGCTTGCCTTCGTCAGTACCATCGATGTTCCAGCCCGCTTCAAGAATTCCCGTGCAGTCGGGCCAGCACTTGGTTTGACCCCGGTGCTCAATCAGTCCGGGGAGAGCCATCGTGTCGGACGCGTTTCCTTATGCGGGGATGGTATGATGCGTGCCCTTCTCTATGAAGCCGCGCAGGTCATGCTGAGCCGTGTGAAGAAATGGTCATGGCTAAAGGCCTGGGCAATGAATATTGCCCGCAGGCGCGGTCGATCGAAGGCGATTGTAGCGCTGGCAAGGCGATTAGCAGTGATCATGCATCGCATGTGGAGCGATGGCTCTGAATTCCAGTGGACAAGGGATAATGAA
The Rhizobium lusitanum DNA segment above includes these coding regions:
- a CDS encoding IS110 family transposase, whose protein sequence is MRYYAGLDVSVKETAICIVDETGKICRELKVTSHPDDLVSTLNNRAYKLVRIGLEAGPLSQWLFSGLAEAGLPAVCIETRHTKAFLKAQVNKTDRNDARGIAQMMRVNLFRPVHVKTLTSQKRRALLTARKLLQEKAIALENDIRGLLRNFGLKVGIIGTIGFDARIRELIDGTPDLGEIISPLLAAREKLRAEFAKLHRKVLDLVRDDNTCRRLMTIPGVGPVTSLAFVSTIDVPARFKNSRAVGPALGLTPVLNQSGESHRVGRVSLCGDGMMRALLYEAAQVMLSRVKKWSWLKAWAMNIARRRGRSKAIVALARRLAVIMHRMWSDGSEFQWTRDNEAIPV